In Paenibacillus larvae subsp. larvae, the following proteins share a genomic window:
- a CDS encoding ATP-binding protein, with protein sequence MKITSIQVDGFGSLNKRHHDLTAGLTVFHGANEAGKSTLLAFIRAVLFGFPPRSQPAERYEPPKGGIHGGALFLEDDQGKRIRVERYAGGTGTGSRSAGSVKVTFTDGSTGGEEELRALMGAYRRNCSAACLPSG encoded by the coding sequence GTGAAAATCACCTCCATCCAAGTGGACGGCTTCGGCTCGCTTAATAAGCGGCACCATGATCTCACAGCAGGGCTAACCGTGTTTCACGGAGCCAACGAAGCGGGCAAGAGCACGCTTCTGGCGTTCATTCGTGCGGTACTGTTCGGCTTTCCGCCGCGCAGCCAGCCGGCGGAACGCTACGAGCCGCCGAAAGGCGGCATCCACGGCGGGGCCCTGTTCCTGGAGGATGATCAGGGGAAGAGAATCCGCGTGGAGCGTTACGCTGGCGGCACTGGAACCGGAAGCCGGTCGGCCGGCTCCGTTAAAGTGACGTTTACCGACGGTTCTACCGGAGGCGAAGAGGAACTGCGGGCCCTGATGGGGGCTTATCGGCGGAATTGTTCCGCAGCCTGTTTGCCTTCGGGCTAG
- a CDS encoding metallophosphoesterase family protein, whose product MTAIQPFTFIHAADLHLDSPFKGMSGLPGAVRERIKESTFAALERLVHAAFREKADFVVISGDIYDAADRSLRAQLRFQKAVSRLAEAGIGVYLIHGNHDPMNGGRASLDWPDKVHVFPADRVESVEVTTRERGIIAEVHGMSFASASVTENLARYYRAGRPDVYQIALLHTNVDGDPSHDNYAPCTRQQLIQSGMHYWALGHIHTRAVLHEEPYIVYPGNIQGRSIKECGPRGCYVVRVGEDGGTDLDFIELNDIRWELCKVSIEQLQTEQELKDLIEEELERLLGEAGGKDVIVRFILEGRGPLHLKLRDSHVLDELVQELREEQTALVTGGAGRTASFVWIESAVDRTGRELDLSSLKAEGGFLGDLISISEELLDSPEQLEAFVLEACKPLMDNPKLARALGPALPGRPAELLAAARELALDLLAEDRGWEG is encoded by the coding sequence GTGACAGCCATTCAGCCTTTTACGTTTATTCATGCTGCTGACCTTCATTTGGATAGTCCCTTCAAAGGAATGAGCGGTCTGCCTGGGGCTGTCAGAGAGAGAATCAAAGAATCCACTTTCGCAGCACTGGAGAGGCTGGTTCACGCAGCTTTTCGGGAAAAGGCCGATTTCGTAGTTATTAGCGGGGATATATACGATGCGGCAGACCGGTCGCTAAGAGCACAGCTGCGCTTTCAAAAAGCTGTATCCCGGCTTGCCGAAGCGGGAATCGGCGTATACCTGATCCACGGCAATCACGATCCGATGAACGGTGGCAGGGCTTCGTTGGATTGGCCGGATAAAGTTCATGTTTTTCCGGCAGACCGGGTAGAAAGCGTCGAGGTAACGACCCGGGAACGGGGTATAATTGCAGAGGTTCACGGAATGTCTTTTGCCTCGGCTTCGGTGACTGAGAATTTAGCCCGGTACTATCGGGCGGGTCGTCCCGATGTGTATCAGATAGCTTTACTTCATACTAATGTGGACGGTGATCCGAGTCACGATAATTATGCCCCCTGCACGAGACAACAGCTCATTCAAAGCGGAATGCACTATTGGGCGCTTGGCCATATTCATACCCGTGCTGTTCTCCATGAGGAGCCTTACATTGTTTATCCCGGCAATATTCAGGGGAGAAGTATTAAGGAATGCGGTCCGAGAGGATGCTATGTGGTTCGTGTTGGAGAAGACGGCGGTACGGATCTTGATTTTATTGAGCTGAATGACATCCGCTGGGAATTATGCAAGGTGTCCATCGAGCAGCTGCAAACGGAGCAGGAACTTAAAGATTTGATCGAGGAGGAACTGGAAAGACTTCTTGGGGAAGCCGGCGGGAAAGACGTTATTGTGCGATTCATCCTGGAAGGTAGGGGGCCTCTTCATCTGAAGCTTAGGGATTCACATGTTCTAGACGAACTGGTTCAGGAGTTACGCGAGGAACAAACCGCTCTTGTAACTGGAGGGGCTGGGCGTACGGCCAGTTTTGTCTGGATCGAATCCGCTGTGGACAGGACAGGCAGGGAGCTTGACTTGTCTTCCCTAAAAGCCGAGGGCGGCTTCCTTGGCGATCTTATCAGCATCAGTGAAGAACTTCTGGACTCGCCGGAACAGCTTGAAGCTTTTGTATTGGAAGCCTGCAAGCCATTAATGGACAATCCTAAGCTGGCCAGGGCACTTGGACCGGCTCTTCCCGGCCGGCCGGCGGAGCTGCTGGCCGCAGCCAGGGAGCTGGCGCTGGACCTGCTCGCCGAAGACAGGGGGTGGGAGGGGTGA
- a CDS encoding glycosyltransferase family 4 protein, translated as MNILQALFFPPEQPGGVSSMIPYTLERFQRRGYQMELFYLPKRIRGKGTEPVGFDTFDWHSYEGNPIVDKYIQTYKDYEWWAKLRLNKTFDLIHAHHPIAGLVLKKLYPDVPVVMTVHSSYERELLLNGQIREKGPEQRFLTSLYHELESKVDQLLTVSQSFKQYLEEYIQNPDRVGVIPNGFDEKRFRPVDHENEIPQLITVCRLVPAKGLDILLKACSLLKQKGHLFVLHIIGDGLSRKELEQMAVELNIYEETIFYGYMLHPEEFMPFFDIFVLPSRAEAFGSVFAEAALCLLGLVGTNVGGIAEQIEDGRNGLLVPPDNPEALSQALEKMIADPAYRYHLARAASEKAKKSYSLHRVIRQYKSVYESYRK; from the coding sequence ATGAATATCTTGCAAGCCTTGTTTTTTCCTCCCGAACAACCAGGCGGGGTCTCTTCCATGATTCCTTATACTTTGGAAAGATTTCAAAGACGCGGTTACCAGATGGAATTATTTTATTTACCGAAACGGATTAGAGGAAAAGGGACTGAACCTGTCGGGTTTGATACATTCGACTGGCACTCCTATGAGGGAAACCCGATTGTGGACAAATATATTCAAACCTATAAAGACTATGAATGGTGGGCTAAATTGCGTCTTAACAAGACGTTTGACCTGATTCATGCCCATCATCCTATTGCGGGACTCGTATTGAAAAAGCTGTATCCGGATGTGCCCGTAGTAATGACCGTCCATTCCAGTTACGAGAGGGAATTGCTGCTGAACGGGCAGATCCGGGAAAAAGGACCGGAGCAGCGGTTTTTAACATCGCTCTATCATGAGCTGGAAAGCAAAGTGGACCAACTGCTTACTGTTTCTCAATCATTCAAGCAATATTTGGAAGAATACATACAGAATCCGGATAGAGTAGGGGTAATTCCAAACGGTTTTGATGAAAAAAGATTCCGTCCCGTGGATCATGAGAATGAAATTCCGCAGCTCATTACCGTATGCCGGCTCGTCCCGGCTAAAGGTCTGGATATTTTGCTTAAAGCCTGTTCATTGCTCAAACAAAAAGGGCACCTGTTTGTCCTGCACATTATTGGAGACGGGCTGAGCCGCAAGGAACTTGAGCAGATGGCGGTGGAACTGAACATTTATGAAGAAACGATTTTTTACGGGTACATGCTGCATCCGGAGGAGTTTATGCCATTTTTTGATATTTTTGTCCTTCCCTCGCGTGCAGAAGCTTTTGGTTCCGTGTTTGCGGAAGCGGCCTTATGTTTATTAGGACTGGTTGGGACAAACGTAGGCGGCATAGCCGAACAGATCGAAGATGGACGCAACGGTCTTCTGGTTCCGCCGGATAACCCTGAAGCATTAAGCCAGGCACTGGAAAAAATGATCGCAGACCCGGCATACCGCTATCATTTGGCTCGCGCCGCTTCGGAAAAAGCGAAAAAGTCTTATTCCCTGCACAGGGTGATCCGGCAGTATAAAAGTGTATATGAATCCTATAGAAAGTAA
- a CDS encoding helix-turn-helix domain-containing protein: MKIIARKETFIRARVLQGMTQRELANKCGLSYAYISLLERSVKPVGPATAKKLSEVLNRPMEELFIIE; encoded by the coding sequence ATGAAGATTATTGCGAGGAAAGAAACATTCATACGCGCAAGGGTACTTCAGGGAATGACACAGAGAGAACTGGCCAATAAATGCGGACTCAGCTATGCGTATATCAGTCTGCTAGAGAGGTCCGTCAAGCCTGTGGGTCCGGCAACTGCCAAAAAGCTCAGCGAGGTTTTGAACAGGCCGATGGAAGAGCTATTCATTATCGAATAG
- a CDS encoding helix-turn-helix domain-containing protein yields the protein MIIIITNVYQILIAGVLMYFYDKLRDLRKLKGYTIRELSDRSGVSTAYISQLENGNRGIPSPEVLMKLSEGLNISYEELMEIAGYLQTSSHSSGGDKPKSPVNLRRFLHENEVIFDGILLTEQDKEWMERVLTALFWKQKQTQKKKQKPKQKTHGS from the coding sequence ATGATAATAATCATAACTAATGTTTACCAAATTTTGATCGCGGGTGTTCTCATGTATTTTTATGATAAATTGCGGGATTTACGTAAACTTAAAGGATATACCATCCGTGAACTGTCTGACCGTTCCGGGGTTTCAACCGCCTATATTTCACAGCTCGAAAACGGCAACCGTGGCATTCCTTCACCTGAAGTGCTGATGAAATTATCGGAAGGTTTAAATATTTCCTATGAAGAATTAATGGAGATTGCCGGATATCTTCAGACTTCCTCCCATTCTTCCGGGGGCGATAAACCCAAATCTCCTGTGAATCTTCGCCGCTTTTTACATGAGAATGAGGTTATTTTTGACGGTATTTTACTTACAGAACAGGATAAAGAATGGATGGAACGTGTATTGACCGCTTTGTTTTGGAAACAAAAACAGACGCAAAAAAAGAAACAAAAACCAAAACAAAAAACGCATGGGTCGTGA
- a CDS encoding glycerol-3-phosphate responsive antiterminator: MHFDGQRILPAIRRIKDLEKLLDSSYTYLVLLDVHIAQLKHNVQFAKGAGKKLLLHLDLIQGMQSDGYAAEYICQEFQPYGILSTKTNVVAKAKQKKVLAVQRVFLLDSGSLEKSYALIEKNRPDFIEVLPGALTPLIREIREKTGIPILAGGFIRTPEDVERTLEAGAVAVTTSTPELWDLYRK; the protein is encoded by the coding sequence GTGCATTTTGACGGACAACGGATTTTACCGGCTATCCGCCGGATAAAAGACTTGGAGAAGCTGCTGGACTCAAGTTACACCTATTTGGTACTGCTTGATGTGCACATAGCTCAATTAAAACATAATGTGCAATTTGCCAAAGGCGCCGGTAAAAAATTGCTTTTACATCTCGATCTGATTCAGGGAATGCAAAGTGACGGCTATGCAGCGGAATATATCTGCCAGGAATTTCAGCCTTACGGTATTCTTTCTACCAAAACCAACGTGGTCGCCAAAGCGAAGCAAAAGAAAGTCCTTGCTGTTCAAAGGGTCTTTCTTTTGGATTCCGGGTCCCTTGAGAAAAGTTACGCTCTGATTGAAAAGAACCGCCCTGATTTTATTGAGGTGCTGCCGGGTGCTCTTACACCATTGATCCGGGAAATCCGTGAAAAAACCGGTATCCCTATTTTGGCTGGGGGATTTATTCGTACACCCGAAGATGTGGAGCGTACCCTTGAAGCAGGCGCTGTAGCTGTGACAACTTCCACACCGGAGCTGTGGGATTTATACAGAAAATAA
- a CDS encoding MIP/aquaporin family protein translates to MSSFMGELVGTMILIILGGGVCAGVNLKKSFAHQSGWIVITFGWGLAVAMGAYAVGSVSGAHLNPALTLALAFKGDFAWTNIPAYILAQMIGAFLGAVIVFLHYLPHWKETEDPGAKLGVFSTGPAIPNPFANLLSEMIGTFILVLGILAIGANKFTDGLNPFIVGFLIVSIGLSLGGTTGYAINPARDLGPRIAHFLLPIPGKGSSNWKYAWIPVVGPILGGCFGGLFYKAVFEGKQTAALWGIVAAILVVLALAAALRPGVNSTKSTLRS, encoded by the coding sequence ATGTCGTCTTTTATGGGAGAATTGGTCGGTACTATGATCCTGATTATCCTGGGTGGCGGTGTTTGCGCCGGTGTCAATCTGAAGAAGTCTTTTGCCCATCAATCAGGGTGGATTGTTATAACATTTGGCTGGGGCCTTGCAGTAGCTATGGGTGCTTATGCGGTAGGTTCCGTCAGCGGGGCTCATTTAAATCCGGCCCTGACACTGGCTTTAGCGTTCAAAGGGGATTTTGCCTGGACAAATATACCCGCTTACATTCTGGCCCAAATGATCGGTGCCTTTTTGGGAGCAGTCATTGTATTTCTGCATTATCTTCCTCACTGGAAAGAAACGGAAGATCCCGGCGCCAAATTGGGGGTATTCAGTACGGGTCCTGCCATTCCTAATCCTTTTGCCAACCTGCTTAGCGAAATGATTGGTACCTTTATTCTCGTTCTTGGAATTTTGGCCATTGGGGCCAACAAATTTACTGACGGACTAAATCCGTTTATTGTAGGATTTCTCATCGTAAGCATCGGTCTTTCGCTTGGCGGAACTACCGGTTATGCTATCAATCCTGCCCGTGATCTTGGTCCAAGAATCGCCCATTTTCTTCTTCCTATTCCGGGTAAAGGAAGCTCTAATTGGAAGTATGCATGGATTCCGGTTGTCGGTCCGATTCTTGGCGGTTGTTTCGGAGGTCTGTTTTATAAAGCCGTATTCGAGGGCAAACAGACGGCAGCCCTTTGGGGGATTGTTGCAGCCATACTGGTCGTGCTTGCTTTAGCCGCGGCTTTAAGACCCGGAGTAAATTCGACTAAATCAACACTTCGTTCATAA
- the glpK gene encoding glycerol kinase GlpK: protein METYILALDQGTTSSRAILFNQKGEIIHISQREFTQHFPKPGWVEHNAQEIWASILSVIATALIESGIKPSHIASIGITNQRETAVVWDKTSGIPVYNAIVWQSRQTKDICDELKAKGHEETFRKKTGLLVDPYFSGTKVKWILDHVEGAREKAEKGELLFGTIDTWLVWKLTGGAVHVTDYTNASRTLMYNIYDLNWDEELLEILDIPKQMLPEVRASSEIYGKTVPYHFFGEEIPIAGIAGDQQAALFGQACFKQGMAKNTYGTGCFMLMNTGEKAVQSEHGLLTTIAWGLNGKVEYALEGSIFVAGSAIQWLRDGLRMFKSAQDSEAYASRVESTDGVYVVPAFVGLGAPYWDSEVKGAVFGLTRGTSKEQFVRATLESLAYQTKDVLKAMEADSGIELHTLRVDGGASMNDFLMQFQSDVLGVPVERPVISETTALGAAYLAGLAVGYWKDQEVISAQWNKDRNFSPQMDSQTSKELYSGWQKAVQATKAFK from the coding sequence ATGGAAACCTATATTCTTGCATTAGATCAGGGAACAACAAGCTCAAGAGCTATTTTGTTCAATCAAAAAGGGGAAATTATCCACATCTCCCAGCGGGAATTTACACAACATTTCCCGAAGCCGGGCTGGGTGGAACATAATGCTCAGGAAATATGGGCCTCCATCCTTTCCGTTATTGCCACCGCATTGATCGAATCGGGTATTAAGCCTTCCCATATTGCCTCCATCGGGATAACCAACCAACGGGAAACGGCCGTAGTTTGGGATAAAACGTCCGGTATACCGGTATACAATGCGATTGTATGGCAGTCCAGACAGACTAAGGACATTTGCGATGAACTTAAGGCCAAGGGCCATGAGGAAACTTTCCGTAAAAAAACCGGTTTGCTTGTTGATCCGTACTTCTCCGGAACAAAAGTGAAATGGATTCTGGATCATGTGGAAGGTGCCCGCGAAAAAGCGGAAAAAGGAGAACTCCTTTTCGGTACTATTGATACATGGCTTGTCTGGAAATTGACAGGCGGAGCGGTTCATGTGACGGACTACACGAACGCATCCCGTACTCTGATGTATAACATTTATGATTTGAACTGGGATGAAGAGTTACTTGAGATATTGGATATTCCGAAGCAAATGCTTCCAGAGGTACGGGCATCTTCCGAAATATACGGCAAAACAGTCCCTTATCATTTTTTTGGGGAAGAGATCCCGATTGCCGGGATTGCAGGTGATCAGCAAGCCGCTTTGTTCGGTCAGGCTTGTTTTAAGCAGGGAATGGCCAAAAATACTTACGGCACGGGATGCTTTATGCTCATGAATACGGGTGAGAAAGCGGTTCAATCCGAACACGGCCTTCTTACTACTATCGCGTGGGGGCTAAACGGTAAAGTCGAGTATGCTCTGGAAGGAAGCATTTTCGTAGCGGGGTCGGCTATTCAATGGCTTCGCGACGGGCTTCGAATGTTCAAGTCCGCCCAAGACAGCGAGGCTTATGCCTCCCGTGTCGAATCGACTGACGGAGTATACGTCGTGCCCGCTTTTGTCGGACTCGGGGCCCCTTATTGGGATAGTGAAGTCAAAGGGGCTGTTTTCGGCCTCACAAGAGGAACTTCCAAGGAACAGTTTGTCAGAGCAACTCTCGAATCACTCGCCTATCAGACGAAAGATGTACTGAAGGCCATGGAAGCAGACTCCGGCATTGAACTGCATACTCTCCGTGTAGACGGTGGAGCCTCTATGAACGATTTTCTCATGCAGTTCCAAAGCGATGTCCTGGGAGTTCCTGTCGAAAGACCTGTAATTAGCGAAACGACAGCTCTCGGGGCCGCTTATCTTGCCGGTCTGGCAGTGGGTTACTGGAAGGATCAGGAGGTTATATCTGCCCAGTGGAATAAGGACCGCAATTTCAGTCCGCAAATGGATTCACAGACGAGCAAAGAGCTTTACTCCGGGTGGCAAAAAGCTGTGCAGGCTACCAAAGCATTTAAATAA
- a CDS encoding glycerol-3-phosphate dehydrogenase/oxidase, which yields MNGLFSATKRRTLLQGLDQAHTDVLIIGGGITGAGIALDSVTRGLDTVLLEMQDFAAGTSSRSTKLVHGGLRYLKQFEVKMVAEVGKERAIVYENGPHVTEPEWMMLPFHKGGTFGRFSTSLGLRVYDFLAGVKRSERRQMFGIDETIRREPLVKREGLKGSGYYVEYRTDDARLTIEVMKEAVSRGAKALNYVKVEKLLYDERGKIKGVLAVDQLDGTAYEIYARYIINAAGPWVDTLREKDGSKTGKHLQLTKGVHLVIDQRKFPLKQAIYFDTPDGRMVFAIPRGGKTYAGTTDTLYRQNPAHPKMNEKDRTYILSAIRYMFPEVNIGPEDIESSWAGVRPLIYEDGKSASEISRKDEIWQSPSGLITIAGGKLTGYRKMAETVVDLIGRLHQEQTGAALPACQTKNMPISGGHVDGSAGFPAFIRTKAAEGPRHGVLKETAEQWVRMYGSNIDRLYGWADEAGQQDESLPLEVLVPLRYALEDESVVKPQDFFIRRTGTLFFRIDWVRKWKEDVISYMASYFGWDETLQQAYSSEMDQCLHDAVVPDPDVE from the coding sequence ATGAACGGATTATTCTCAGCAACTAAGCGAAGAACTCTCCTCCAGGGGCTAGACCAGGCACATACAGATGTACTGATTATCGGAGGAGGAATTACTGGAGCTGGAATCGCTTTAGATTCAGTTACCCGGGGACTAGATACGGTTTTGCTGGAAATGCAGGATTTTGCTGCCGGAACCTCCAGCCGTTCTACTAAACTGGTACACGGGGGACTCCGTTATTTGAAACAGTTCGAAGTGAAGATGGTAGCGGAAGTGGGTAAAGAAAGAGCCATCGTCTACGAAAACGGACCTCATGTAACAGAACCCGAATGGATGATGCTTCCCTTCCATAAAGGAGGAACGTTTGGAAGATTCAGCACCTCCCTCGGTCTTAGGGTGTATGACTTCCTGGCGGGTGTTAAACGGAGTGAACGCCGCCAAATGTTTGGTATTGATGAAACCATCCGCAGGGAACCTCTCGTTAAGAGGGAAGGTTTGAAAGGCAGCGGATATTATGTCGAATATCGCACTGACGATGCCCGGTTAACGATTGAAGTTATGAAGGAAGCGGTAAGCCGTGGAGCAAAAGCATTGAACTATGTGAAGGTTGAAAAGCTCCTTTATGATGAAAGAGGGAAGATCAAGGGAGTCCTGGCGGTGGATCAGCTTGACGGGACTGCTTATGAGATTTATGCCCGGTATATCATCAATGCTGCGGGCCCCTGGGTCGATACTCTGAGGGAAAAAGACGGATCGAAAACAGGCAAGCATCTTCAGCTGACCAAAGGTGTTCATCTGGTAATTGATCAACGTAAATTCCCCCTGAAACAGGCTATTTATTTTGACACTCCGGATGGCCGGATGGTTTTTGCCATTCCAAGAGGCGGAAAAACATATGCAGGAACTACTGATACCTTGTACCGGCAGAATCCCGCTCATCCGAAAATGAATGAAAAAGACCGTACCTACATTCTTTCGGCTATCCGGTACATGTTCCCTGAAGTAAATATCGGTCCTGAAGATATTGAATCCAGTTGGGCCGGAGTACGGCCGCTCATTTATGAGGACGGAAAGAGCGCCTCCGAGATCTCCCGAAAAGATGAGATCTGGCAGTCCCCTTCCGGTCTGATCACCATTGCAGGTGGTAAGCTGACGGGATACCGGAAAATGGCCGAAACGGTTGTCGACCTGATTGGACGCCTTCATCAGGAGCAAACCGGTGCTGCCCTGCCAGCTTGCCAAACCAAAAACATGCCGATATCAGGAGGGCATGTAGACGGCTCAGCCGGATTTCCGGCTTTCATCCGGACAAAAGCTGCTGAAGGACCCCGGCATGGCGTCTTAAAGGAAACGGCCGAACAATGGGTCCGGATGTATGGTTCCAATATAGACCGCCTTTATGGGTGGGCTGATGAGGCCGGGCAACAGGATGAGAGCCTTCCGCTTGAAGTTCTTGTCCCTCTGCGTTATGCCCTGGAAGACGAATCCGTAGTAAAACCCCAGGACTTCTTTATCCGCCGGACCGGTACCTTATTTTTCCGAATCGATTGGGTACGGAAGTGGAAAGAAGATGTGATAAGTTACATGGCTTCCTATTTCGGCTGGGACGAGACTTTGCAACAGGCGTATTCGTCCGAGATGGACCAGTGCCTGCATGATGCCGTTGTCCCTGATCCGGATGTGGAATAA
- the rpiA gene encoding ribose-5-phosphate isomerase RpiA, which produces MDEQNNQKKRAAEEAVHLVEDGMTLGLGTGSTVFYFLQALARRRGLNIRGVSTSGQTTRLASKLGIPLVKLGDTGGLDLTIDGADEVDERMQGIKGGGGALLYEKIVASYSRYNVWIVDSGKRVKQLGKFPLPVEVVPFALRPVQELFRHKEWKPRLRLKGDTPFLTDSQNVILDLHLQSISDPAALAGQLNAIPGVVEHGLFLGMASGPILCKK; this is translated from the coding sequence ATGGATGAACAGAACAACCAAAAGAAACGTGCGGCAGAAGAGGCCGTCCATCTTGTAGAAGACGGGATGACTTTAGGGCTTGGTACAGGTTCAACTGTGTTTTATTTTCTTCAAGCCTTGGCAAGGCGAAGGGGATTGAATATCAGAGGAGTCTCCACTTCAGGACAGACCACCCGGTTAGCTTCGAAACTTGGTATCCCTCTCGTTAAGCTGGGAGATACCGGAGGTCTTGACCTGACTATAGACGGCGCTGATGAAGTGGATGAACGCATGCAGGGAATAAAAGGGGGAGGAGGGGCCTTGCTGTATGAAAAAATTGTCGCATCTTATTCCAGATATAATGTATGGATTGTAGACTCCGGCAAACGGGTCAAACAGCTTGGCAAGTTTCCCTTGCCTGTGGAAGTGGTTCCCTTCGCACTTAGACCTGTCCAGGAACTGTTCCGTCATAAAGAATGGAAGCCCCGGCTCCGGTTAAAAGGGGATACTCCTTTTTTGACCGACAGCCAAAATGTGATCCTGGATCTTCACTTGCAGTCTATTTCGGATCCTGCCGCATTGGCCGGTCAACTGAACGCCATCCCGGGAGTTGTAGAACACGGGCTGTTTCTGGGAATGGCGTCCGGACCTATACTTTGTAAAAAATGA
- a CDS encoding RsmF rRNA methyltransferase first C-terminal domain-containing protein has product MMEQLPSSYIRQMKELLKEESEAFLNSYTEQRTFGLRLNPLNIRKSQKERTGELVSLFGLTSVPWCPTGYYYKEETRPGKHPYHAAGLYYLQEPSAMSAAEILNPEPGDIVLDLAAAPGGKSSQIAGKLLGRGLLVANEIHPGRAKILAENIERMGAGNVLVVNASPQQLAEKLPLFFDKIIVDAPCSGEGMFRKDPEAIKEWSPEHVQMCAARQMDILPDAIRMLKPGGLLVYSTCTFNQEENEGTIRALLADYPEMRLISEERIWPHLQKGEGHYVALLAKEEGSIRVTGEPEKSRRGGRNKTGKSSRNREEAEALQYFETFRKQFLPGYILPEGSPVRFGDQLYWMPQAKEGMIPDMLNGLKVLRPGLHLGEMKKNRFEPSHALALAVSAGQAALALDLKPEDPMVQAYLRGEALYTGRSLSGWTLVCVNGFPLGWGKENQGQLNNRYPKGLLRFA; this is encoded by the coding sequence ATGATGGAACAACTTCCCTCTTCCTATATCCGACAGATGAAAGAGCTTTTAAAAGAGGAAAGCGAGGCCTTCCTTAACTCTTATACTGAGCAAAGAACATTTGGCTTGCGTTTGAACCCATTGAATATCCGCAAATCTCAAAAGGAGCGGACCGGCGAGCTCGTCTCTCTCTTTGGTTTAACATCCGTTCCCTGGTGCCCAACCGGTTATTATTATAAGGAAGAAACCCGTCCCGGCAAGCATCCTTATCATGCCGCAGGACTTTACTATTTGCAGGAGCCATCCGCCATGTCGGCTGCCGAAATTTTGAACCCGGAGCCCGGCGATATCGTTCTGGATTTGGCCGCAGCCCCAGGAGGAAAATCCAGTCAAATTGCCGGAAAGCTTCTTGGCCGGGGTCTTCTGGTAGCGAACGAAATTCATCCGGGAAGAGCCAAAATCTTAGCGGAAAATATAGAACGGATGGGAGCAGGGAACGTGCTTGTGGTGAATGCCTCCCCCCAACAGCTTGCGGAGAAGTTACCCTTATTTTTCGATAAAATTATCGTGGATGCCCCTTGTTCAGGTGAAGGCATGTTCCGTAAAGATCCTGAAGCCATTAAAGAATGGTCGCCGGAGCATGTGCAAATGTGCGCAGCAAGACAGATGGACATTCTCCCGGATGCAATCCGGATGCTGAAACCCGGAGGCCTTCTGGTATATTCAACCTGTACGTTCAATCAGGAAGAGAATGAAGGAACAATCCGTGCCCTGCTTGCAGATTATCCAGAGATGAGGCTGATTTCAGAAGAACGAATATGGCCCCACCTTCAGAAAGGCGAGGGACATTACGTAGCACTGCTCGCCAAGGAGGAAGGGAGCATACGGGTAACGGGGGAACCGGAAAAATCCCGGCGAGGAGGAAGGAATAAAACCGGTAAATCCTCACGAAACCGGGAAGAGGCGGAGGCTCTGCAATACTTTGAAACGTTCCGTAAGCAATTTCTTCCGGGATATATACTTCCCGAGGGAAGCCCCGTCCGGTTTGGCGATCAGCTTTATTGGATGCCTCAAGCAAAAGAAGGCATGATACCGGACATGTTGAACGGACTTAAGGTACTGCGTCCGGGGCTTCATTTAGGTGAGATGAAGAAGAACCGTTTTGAGCCTTCCCATGCACTTGCGCTTGCCGTTTCAGCCGGACAGGCAGCCCTTGCTCTAGACCTGAAGCCCGAAGATCCAATGGTCCAAGCTTACTTGCGGGGAGAAGCCCTCTACACCGGCCGAAGCTTATCCGGGTGGACCCTGGTGTGCGTGAATGGTTTTCCCCTGGGATGGGGGAAGGAAAATCAGGGACAACTCAATAACCGTTATCCCAAAGGATTACTCCGGTTTGCCTGA
- the trxA gene encoding thioredoxin yields MAITNVNQQSFQETLDNNELVLVDFWAPWCGPCKMLAPTLDKLDEELGDTVTIAKVNVDENGPIAEKFGIMGIPTLKLFKNGEEVQSVSGVQPLNKLKDLISQHK; encoded by the coding sequence ATGGCTATTACGAACGTAAATCAGCAAAGTTTCCAGGAAACTCTTGATAACAATGAACTGGTATTAGTCGATTTCTGGGCGCCCTGGTGCGGACCTTGTAAAATGCTGGCTCCAACCCTGGACAAACTGGATGAAGAGCTGGGAGATACCGTTACTATCGCCAAAGTTAATGTGGATGAGAACGGCCCGATTGCTGAGAAATTCGGCATCATGGGAATTCCTACTCTGAAGCTGTTTAAAAACGGAGAGGAAGTTCAATCCGTTTCCGGTGTTCAGCCGCTTAATAAACTGAAAGATCTGATCAGCCAGCATAAATAA